The window ACTACTTCACCGAAAAACACAACTAAATGTATATGTGTACATagtacacacatacacacacgaTAGACTAACACTGTTTGAAAAATAATGTAAAGTAAACATCAGTTCGAGATAGAAGTAAAGCCTTATTGAAACCCACCACCTCAACCCCAAACATGGTACTAGCTGAGTTCTAACAATAGGTAGGTGTCAAAATCCTATGTATGCCATTGTCAACTTAATAAATGTGGAAAGGACAGAAAAGAGGCCAAAATGGGGTCGTTACAGGGATAGCATTTGGTATGCCTGCCCGATCACTGCCTCATTGCCACTCCTAATTAAGATGATTTCAGGCTTCTAGCAAACAGACAATAAACGACACCTATTCTTTTTCTTTATGCTGACAGACGTTACCTCATTACGAGCCTCCAAGCCTTCTGGATTGTCACCTCGGAAGAAATCAGCAGACTGCATCAACAAGATACacaagaaaatgaagtttcaCAGTTTCTATTTCAATTAATATGAACTTAAAGCTCCAAGAGGGAAAAGATCCAATAAGTCATCACCAAGACATATGTAGTTGCTTCATCACTATGTGTAGAAAGGGAGAAAGTAATAgcaccaaaaagaagaaaatgtcAAGGATGACAACAACTGGTAAAATTCATTCAAGAGTTGAGTTTTCAAGGATAACTACAAGTGAATCATCTAGCAGTCTGACGAACAACGAAATCAAGAACAGAAACAGTTTTGACAAACAACATATGACAAATTCCTCTAAAAGGAAGATTGTTAAATTGTTTCATTTCCAGAAATTGTCATGACAAAAAAAATGAATTGGGACATCTAGATGAAGACCGGTTTTATCCACAAGGTCCACTTGTACGAGCATGTTTCAATTGTTTTACTTTTAGAATTAGAGTTTTCTCACTTCTATAAGCATTTGTCAATTTTAAGATATTTTGTTATTATTCCGGAAATGAGGCATATAGGTAATTTTGTGTTCTCCATGAATCATGGAGGAAGTTGTTTAATGTTCTCTAACAGGCCCCTCATCCACCTTGAATCACCGTAGTTCACTTACCCTTATAATCTAACTCTTCATATAAATTGTAACAACTAGAGTGCTCATGGAAGCCTCTAAGCGCATATGCTCTCCAAATACTATCTGGCAGGAGCTACATAAAGACCAATAATTACATTTAGGATATTAACCAAATATTAGTAAGCATTtaggatacaacaacaacaacaacaacaactcagtaataatcccactagtggggtctggtgGTAAGCATTTAGGATATTAACCAAATATTGGTAAGGCCCAGCAGGAGTTAAACAAACTTACTAACGATGCATTTTTCAAGTCCGGGCTTCTCTCATAATTTTTACATGGTAGTACAGGTCCATACAGTTGATAATTTCTGATTACAACACATTCATTTCATCTCCCAAGAATTTTCCTTCCTCGGAGGAAATTGTTCCTAGGAGTTTTGGATTAGATTCCAACACCTTCCTCCATGGTTCCTCTTAGTCTCTGCTGTTATGTCGTAATAATGCCAAGCAGTCCGAAAATCTTCTCTGGGACTCTTCCCTATGATACCATGAAAGCTCAATACTTTTTCTGTTCTTTACACCACATAACAAACCCTAGAATACTATTTTCCTGCCCACAACTAGGCATGACATACTTCAAATTTGTTCTATATCAGCACACTACTAACAAATGTAAGGAATATAAGCGGCCACTTTATCTAATCTCGGTGGCTTAAAAATAtaagccaacaacaacaacccagtataatcccactagtggggtctagggagggtagtgtgtacacagaccttacttctaccctgggatagagaggttgtttccgatagaccctcggctccctccctccaagaactccctaccttgctcttggggtgactcgaactcacaacctcttggttggaagtggagggtgcttaccactagagcaacccaatCTTGTCAAGAAAAGTTATAAGCCCAGTAGTGAAATTAGAAAACAGTGCAACACAAGCAGCATGCCCAGCATCTGGACTGTAATGCATCCGTGAGGTTGAATTCTTTAATATCTTATTGGGGGAAATGATTTTTCAACTCTATAAATCAGAGTAAAGTAAATCAGCAGGCAGAACCTAATATAAGGAATAATTTAGAATTTCTGCATTTTGTGCATGGATGTCTGCACATGTTGTATATTTTCTACAAAAAGAATGTCCAAGTCCAAGGACTACTACGTTTTGTCTCTACTCTTCAGAACATAAAGCTTTTAGCTCAATTGATACAATAGCTAATTGTAGTAccagttctttttttttcttcttttttttttggggggggggggggaggggggaggggggtatTATATGAGACGGCAGTTCTTTTTGACTGGAGCAATTAAGAAAAACAGTTCAATTCAGGCAATTAAATTACCTGGTTACTTCCGTGCTTGAGTCGGCGGTACTGTCACAGAAAAAGAGTGGTTAGTTTCCTTACTTTTGCAAATTTAGAAAGACATTGAAGAACAACTGCTATAATTTACCTTCCCAACATTGAAGTGCTTGGTATCATGACCTAACCATCGAAGATACCTAGTTAGCTTAGCAGCAGTAAAAGTTTTTCCACGAGCTGGTAAGCCAACCTGCAGGCAGCATATGTAAATCCTAAGATCATTTGTTGCATAAGATACTACTCCAAGAATAAGGAAAGTCAATTCAAAGCTAATTAGTGCTTATCAGTTCTTcatcagaaaatgaaaataccAAAACGATTGCTAGATGCCTGTCTTCCTTTGGCCCAAGCATCTGATCTGCTACAGCTCCAGCCGCAACGGCTCCTGCAGCAGCTGGCATCATAttctaaaaaattaaaaagaaagataTATCAGATGTGTAAACCACTCCACAGCAGAGATTTTGTTACAGTATTCATCACAATGAACACATTAGATTTCTACACACCTTGGCATCTGAATCAGGCTTGAGATCAAGAGTAAAACTGGTTGTACTGGGTGATTTGACTAGTCTAGGAGATCCCACACCCCTATCTACAAGGAGTCCTCTGTAACTATCTTGTTTTTGCAAAGACGAGAACGTTCCCACGGACTTGGATTCAGCCATGGCAGACCCTGAGGGCATTCTACTTAGATCTGGGACAATCACTTCTATCTCCTGAATGATAAAAAGACGGCACAATGTGAATCAAGTGCAGCTCCTAACCTACGAGGTACAATTTTAAAGCAAATGGTAATACACTTAGAACGATAAGAGCATAAGGTTGGTAAAGTAAGTAGGGAGAACATCAATAACATAATACGCATGTCACCATCAAATGTGATACCTgtcatacataacatgggatatAATTTTAAATAGCATCTACGATTGGTCATATGATCAGCACATACAGATGCCTATTACACAAGAATTTTAGTTGGGGGATGAAAAAGATTAAGTGCCAGAGTTGAATAGCTTTGTCATTTTACTGAGTATGATAATGATCATTATCATGTACAAATGCTATGCTAATGTTGAATTCGCTTAAATTATGGGAATGCATTACAGTTAAGCACTCAAtcaataaaacaaaataaaggaagaattagcaaaactctgaatctcagtgcATTTTGGGGTTTTATTCTGTTTGATAAGAATGAAACAAAAACAGAAACAAAAGGCACCAAGAGAACCTTTATTGTAGCAGGACGATCATTTGAAGTGTGACCATCCTTTGAGGAAGGCCTGGGAATGGTAGTGCCATCTGTCCCAGAAAATACCCCTGTACGTTTTAGTGACCTAGGAGTTTCTGTCAAGTTAGCTGCGTAAACCATTGCAGATGTTGTTGGAGCAGGGACAACATAATGTTCAAGATCAAGCTCTAGACTTGCTGAAGAGCCATTCTGCCGAGAAAAATTGTTTAAAATGTAATTAATAGCATTAAGGCATACATGACAAACATATACAACTACAAGAATTTATAGAAGACAAGCCCTAGTAAGCAATATTCATCCACAAACATCTGCAGAAGCTAAGAACATGATCAATTTGACCAATAGACAAGAGCAGAACAAAGAGGAGCACGGATTAAAAACACAAAGACCAAAAGCTTCCTCAAAATTACACCTATACTAACAAACACGCATAGGCTAAGCATCTATATTCAAATTTAAACCTCTTGAATATCAAAATCTGCAACCCCATAATGCTCCTAACAAAAAGGAAGTTTTCTGCCTTTAGTTGTACAACATTTATTGATCCAATAGCATGTACGTAGATCAGTTTATCGCATTTGCTCCAAATGAAAATGCACAAGGCACCTGGCTCCAAAAATGCTAGACAAACACTAATTGACACGGAGAAACCACCAACAAGATAGTAAGGACAGGCTTCTAGTATGAAGGTTTATAAAGCAGCACTTATGATTAGCAGTCAAACTGACAATGGCAACATCTTACCTCTGCGCCCATCGCTGGTGTTGAGTTTATGCTAACATCCGGTATTCCTCGAACAGTGGAAGGCTTGCGATTTTCCTGAAAGGCTCTCCAACTAGCCGCAAGGTCAAATGGTGAAACTCTATCTGCTTTAACAAACACTCTATATTCAATAATCTCTTCGTTGTCCAGCCTAAACGAAGCTGAATGGCCGTCCCCTTGTAATGTTCCAGCAATTAGGACACGGTTTTGACCTTCTTCCACTATATAAGGCTCATGGTTGTATTTTGGCTTCAACAGGAACTTAAAGTCCAACGTCTCTTCATAAAGAAAAGTCAATTGATCAATAACTCCTCAATCTCAATCTAGTTGAGGTCGGCTATATTAATCCTCCTATATCAATAGAATTTACGTTATATGCACTAAAAGTGTAACGACTCTTTAAACTATCAGGTTAACTTACCTATGGTAGCAGGTGCCTTATTTTCAATATTACAACTCTCACTTTTTATGGAGTTTTATCTATGGATATCTTTTGATTGACTTAATAGTGTAAAGAAAAtttacaccatcggtgcaaagTATTTAACAAGTTAAATGCACTGACACTGTGTAAAGATTCTTCTACACTATTAGGTCACCTTGCTTGTAGTAGGTAACTTGACTTACTCTCACTATTAGAATCTCATTTTTTTACGATTACCTATACATATGTATCTTTTGATTGATCCTGATAGTGTAAAAGTTTTTTTTATACTGTTGAGTAGGGGAAAGGGCAATTCTATGAAATCAAAGAGTTGAAGAAAATAACAACAGTAAGAAAAAGGAGCAAACCGTGATTAGGAGGAACGACGAAACTGAGTTCCCACATAGAGGTAGATTCGCGTTCCATAGGAAGCTGATGATGAAAAATGAAATTCGCATTAGAATTAGTAAATACTAGTAGTTCAGATTGGGGGAGTAAAAAATGAGAGTTGGTTAATTAAATTTACAGCTTTAGAAGAATCCCAGGAACCAATGAGGGGGACAGAGCCATAGACATGAGGAATGAGTTCGCCTTTGAgtttgtaattttccattttgagaGAGACGTAGAGTTGTCCTCCTCCATGATCTTCGGTGCCGTGAGAAGTACAGTCTGGGTTCTTTGATGAACCAGTGCCCATTTTGCTCAAGCTACAAAAACTTGTAAAAAATAAATGTTGCTTATGTTATGTCAAACtgaaatattataataataataaataaaaaataatggtCAGTTTGTGGATAGGTTAAGAGAGACGGAGATTGCAAGATGTGGAAACTtgggaaagaaacaaaaagaatgGTTGGTTGACTTTTTTCCTGTTTCGATAAGAATGGAGGGGGGCGGAAAAAAGGTAATGTTACTCGGATAAATTAGACTTGTAGGTTATGGGAAATGCAGGTTTAAATATATCAAGGGCTTCATCTAATTTAGTCATTTAACAATGAAACTAACGTATTTTTTGTTAATAGATTGGAGCTGCAGCCTGCAAGGTTAATAATTGCAACTCCAATCTGGATTAATTCAGCTTCAAATCTATGGAGGTTTTTTCCTCCTCTTGTTGTTTTCACAGTTATATATATGCCTCTCCGTAAGAATTACTCTGTGTAAAAGAGAATGACGGTATTCCGAGTCTAAGGGCCAAGCAAAATTTTAGGGGGCATTAAAAATTTCTTAATtgcttaaataaaatttatatatatatatatatatatatatatatatatatatatatatatatatatatatattaaaggaataaagttgtcatatataattgacattgtggttaagccaagtggcatattctatattctatatatatattaaagaaataaaGTTGTCATATATAATTGGCATTGTGGGTGGTTAAGCTAAGTGGCATACTGAGAAAAAGCCACTTGACATTTTaggataaaaattaaaaacttaaTGACAATCTATATAAATAATTCGAATTGATAATCTAAATCTAATCAATGAAATTTCCAAATGGTAACTTTGTACCATAAAAAAGAAAGGAGCTTATATTGTGGAATCTGTTTGCAAGTATATTTATTAATTGGATTTTCATTCAATTAAAATTAAGTACTTAAAAATCAAATTAATAGCATTGCTTTAGTATAATCAAATTAATTGAATTTTACATGTATAcaaattgaaagccaaatctctTAGCATCGATTtatatttttgaagaaaaaaataaaaaaaattgagtaGTGTAAAGTTATCCCCAAACTACATTTTATATTTATACCGTTTTCAAATTACACAAAGATCATAATTACACAAATAAATTTGAGCTAAATTACACAATTGGAGGTGAGCATATAATCTAAGACAGGTGATTTTATGGATGATTTTGAGTTGAGTTTTATTTTCTGTATGTTTAGGAACTAGAAATCATGGAAGGACCTTTTCAGTTAGTAGCACTAACTGAATAGAGGGTATCAATAGTTTTATAGTAAATTAACATAACTATGTATATTttgaaaaaatttaaattataatttaattttaaacgtGATAGTTAGTGataatttaaagataaaaatatttgaatataaatataaatataaatataaaaataaaaatattacccGAGGGTGTGGGATTGTTATTGTTGTAAATATAAAAAGAATTTGCTTATGGCACGTAATACAAAGTAATAGTTATTAACAAAATCAGTAGTTttatgataaaaatcataaaaaagagGATAGTCGAGCTTAATATTAAGTTAAGTGGCGTACTAAAAAAATCACTTGGTACTTTTAGggcaaaatccaaaaatatttagaGACAAAATCTAATAAGAATTAAGGCAAATTAGatttgatcaaatttaatttAAAGGTATAAATCAATTAAGATTGAATTTTTGTTGCAAATAGATtccaaaactttccaaaaataagaatTTCTACTTTAGTAATTATTTACTAACCACATaattcattttctttcatttcataacTTTTTTTAGAAACATCATGTAAAAAAACCATAGTGGAACTATTGTTGTAAAAATTTGAGATAAAATTTTCTTCTAAAAAACTATGATATACACAGAGTTTGAAATATGAGTAGTAGAGTCAAAGTTACTATTGAATAACTTttatatttatttgtatttgtacTAGAATGTGTATGGTAAAAATGAATAGTAAATGTaaacatctatatatatatagagagagagagagaggcggGCCCAGGATTTGAACGCGGCAGTGGCATCACTAACCTTAAATATGCCAATAATTAACGATAAAATTATGTGTGCAGTTCTTTAAGAAATTAACAAGTATGACAACTTATCTGCAATCTATAAACAACcatcaatttttaaagaaaatgttaATAGAAGCGATATCGCCCAACACTGCTTCGTTAATTtttcttattatatatatatatgtataggtAAGTAATATGCAAAAATAAACATTGTTATCAATTCTTTGATATAAATCCTTTTCACAAAACTGGTtttcaaaaagtaaaagaaaacaaaagaagaaagaacaaaatgcTAATTTTGTTGGAATTGCATCTCAAACACAAAATCGAATTAAGGGTAGCATGTGGGCCGGTTAGGACCGAAACCGGCCCAGGATCGCAATCCCACATGGGCGGTGGGCCTAAATGGTCCTAACCGGATAGGATCGGGACCGTGGGGTGGTGGGCCGGTCTCATAGGCGAGGCCCGCGAGACCGGTACCGTTTGGGACCGGGACTGACTGAGAAGTGATCCCGGTCCCGGACCGATTTCAACAAGAAGCCCGCGAAGTCCGGGACCGgaaagcccacttaggaccgggaccgcgaagcccacttaagaccgggaccggcccacatgccacccctaGATCGAATGGTGAGAAAAGCTCGGAAGGTGGTGAAACTAGCAACTCAACCACTGCTGCCGTCCAACTTTTATTTTCCAGGGGGACAAGTAAATTATTTAAGGGGTCCTATCTGGATATACATTACAAAcaagatatgtatatatatggtttTTACCGAGACTAACGGGTTCCGATGACCCCGCACACTCCATCAGTAagctctctctctatctatctatctatctctctctctctctctctctctctctctctctctctctctctatatatatatatatatatatatatatatatatatatatatatatatatatatatatatatatatatataaataaagttTGCAATTTTAATTAAGCAAAGTGGCAAGATTAACAAGACAAGTGAAAATTTATTAAGAAACCACTTGGGAACCTTATTAAATAAACGGCAAATGGCCAAATATACCCATtattttcgaaaatggtctaagaatatctctcgttatactattgggttatctatacccagacactcatactttgggttcaaatataaccctcatttaaacggagggacacgtgtcatagTCCTGTtagccaattctaaatatctcttaattaattaaaaaaataattttataaagcaatttgttttttgtaaaaactggaaaaatgaAATGttattttactaaaaactgaaaaaacgaaaaatattttttttccagattttacaaaaaaaactgctttaaacaaaattgaaaaatattttctaaaacaatgtttttgtaaaaagtGGAAAAGAAAACTGTTAAATAATTTTCTACAGAAacgtttttgtaaaaactggaaaaaactatgttcttatattattttctacaatgttcttatattattttcttaaacCAAATCAACTAATTTCTTTTCCAAgattttgaattgaaaaacaAGCAAACCAAATATTATCCAATCTTTTGAATAGGAAAGGAAAACTATAAGGACGAAAAAAACACCTCAAGTTTTTGGTGAAGTATAAGAAAATATAAACGAATGCTCCTTTTTAATCTATTATTGAATTAAACACttaataaaatatacaaaaattttatagtaagaaaaataatataagaaGATAGGGTATAGATAGTGCGAGAGAACATAGTttcacataaataaataaataaaataaaatgataaataaataatactgCATATTATTATTAgtaaatttaaatattaatatGAGCAGTAGAATAAAAGAAtgaaagtaaataaaaaaatCTATATCTATAGTTATATCTATATTAAAGGAATACATCTACTATATATATTggcattatggttaagccaagtgacaaggtATTAAAAAGCTACTTGGCAATATTAAGGAGAGGGGTATTGTCAAATAAGGAAAATCAGTTAAGAACTATATATGCAATcccatttaataaattaatttttttattatttaattttggttTGAGTCTTATAtggtaataataaaataataataatctatatatcttatatatatttattttgttaaATCAAATCATATTCAAAACTTATCCAAACTTTTgaattgaaaattaaaataaatcaaaTCTTATCCAAGCTTTTGGATTGGAAAATAAAACTCCAAGGATGGAAAAAATACCTTGAGATTTTGATAAAGTATAAAGTATGGGCATATGCACTTTTATTTATGTTATCTATTATTGGATTAAAcactaaataaaataaatatataaaatttataatagGGGAAACTAATACAGAAAGAGGGGAAGAGGGGAAATAGAGATAGTGTGAGAGaatttatactttgaattaatttaaaaataaaataaaaacaataaataaacATACTCAAAAAGTATTATTGATAAGGAAATTTTTTGTATagcgtgtgtgtatatatatatatatatatatatatattagttaataaatagaattCATAATTCCATAttgaataatacaaaaatataaaaatattattaggATATTTATACATAAGATAaggatattatatatatataacataaaataaaaattatttaaaatattggtagattttttgcaaaaataataaaaggctTATCTCTTTTTAGTTTTGATGAATTAAAAGttataatgtcacgacccgaaattcccaccttcggaccgtgatggcgcctaacattttacttgctaggcaagccaacgttagaatgatattaaccaatttttaaataatttttaaatttattaataacaaataaatgaacgcggaagtaaggtctgaaatatagtgattaATCCATAAAGACAATAGTGTCAAAATACCATCCCAtaattagtgtcacaagtgcacgagcttctagaataaatacaaataaaggtctgaataaaataaagctgtctggaaaca is drawn from Nicotiana tabacum cultivar K326 chromosome 22, ASM71507v2, whole genome shotgun sequence and contains these coding sequences:
- the LOC107767398 gene encoding 6-phosphofructo-2-kinase/fructose-2,6-bisphosphatase, with protein sequence MGTGSSKNPDCTSHGTEDHGGGQLYVSLKMENYKLKGELIPHVYGSVPLIGSWDSSKALPMERESTSMWELSFVVPPNHETLDFKFLLKPKYNHEPYIVEEGQNRVLIAGTLQGDGHSASFRLDNEEIIEYRVFVKADRVSPFDLAASWRAFQENRKPSTVRGIPDVSINSTPAMGAENGSSASLELDLEHYVVPAPTTSAMVYAANLTETPRSLKRTGVFSGTDGTTIPRPSSKDGHTSNDRPATIKEIEVIVPDLSRMPSGSAMAESKSVGTFSSLQKQDSYRGLLVDRGVGSPRLVKSPSTTSFTLDLKPDSDAKNMMPAAAGAVAAGAVADQMLGPKEDRHLAIVLVGLPARGKTFTAAKLTRYLRWLGHDTKHFNVGKYRRLKHGSNQSADFFRGDNPEGLEARNEVAALAMEDMIAWMQEGGQVGIFDATNSSRQRRNMLMKMAEGKCKIIFLETICNDRKIIERNIRLKVQQSPDYAEEPDFEAGYRDFKNRLDNYEKVYEPVEEGSYIKMIDMVSGNGGQIQVNNISGYLPGRIVFFLVNTHLTPRPIFLTRHGESLYNVRGRIGGDTAISEAGELYAKKLANFVEKRLKNEKAASIWTSTLQRTILTASPIAGFPKIQWRALDEINAGVCDGMTYEEIKKNMPEEYESRKKDKLRYRYPRGESYLDVIQRLEPVIIELERQRAPVVVVSHQAVLRALYAYFADRPLKEVPHIETPLHTIIEIQMGVTGVQEKRYKLM